A genomic stretch from Helianthus annuus cultivar XRQ/B chromosome 1, HanXRQr2.0-SUNRISE, whole genome shotgun sequence includes:
- the LOC110884503 gene encoding carbon catabolite repressor protein 4 homolog 6 isoform X1, with product MLNKPSSHFLHTAAAAMSIRPSSSYSYRGGRNQWRGRGYSNRPPYSPLPDNHNNDATTEFRPDYSPHPPPHFNSRPAPFNHYHPPYTNPYQQQPPFYYQNPHFQPPPPLYNQQQFRPPPQRRPSNDYRNWEQAKPGPPPTCERFTVLSYNILADYLAINHRTKLYFHIPRHILQWEYRFTKILFELGLWSSDILCLQEVDRFQDLEQNLKLRGYTGIWKMRTGEPVDGCAIFWRSSRFKLLQEEAIEFNKFGLRDNVAQICVLESLSEKSSAGSHPPASSEGRNKVVICNIHVLFNPKRGEIKLGQVRILLERAYATSKLWDDAPVVLCGDFNSTPKSSLYNFISEQKLNVSELPRDKISGQYSAEIYPKRPVFSNFRSQSINNATQSPTSVDNKGGLSSSLPTNTTLTEDEKTTKEESEGSSVNCTSEITENISSGVITDDNNPDGLLKAIEDLSIGEDSTSFLSGLHGPDGSVVEDGADVADSEPFVENQNPCYDPSGWTPMEIQAATGSSECKTMEHHLKLRSTYTEVEDYSGTRDSYGEPQVTSYHRGFQGTLDYIWRSEGLQTVRVLAPIPKKAMEWTPGFPTKKWGSDHVALVAELAFNKVADEEKSEIQ from the exons ATGTTGAATAAGCCTTCCTCGCACTTCCTCcacaccgccgccgccgccatgTCCATCCGTCCTTCCTCCTCCTACTCC TACAGAGGCGGCCGTAATCAATGGCGCGGCAGAGGATATTCAAATCGCCCCCCCTACTCTCCCCTTCCTGACAACCATAACAATGACGCCACTACTGAATTCCGTCCGGATTACAGCCCTCATCCTCCACCGCATTTCAATTCTCGACCCGCTCCTTTCAATCACTATCATCCACCATACACCAATCCGTACCAGCAGCAGCCACCTTTCTACTACCAGAACCCACATTTTCAACCCCCTCCTCCATTGTACAATCAACAACAGTTTCGTCCACCTCCACAAAGGCGCCCCTCAAATGACTATCGTAACTGGGAGCAGGCCAAACCAGGGCCTCCCCCTACTTGTG AGCGGTTTACGGTCCTCTCATACAACATACTAGCTGATTACCTCGCTATCAATCATCGAACCAAGCTTTACTTTCACATTCCTCGACATATTCTCCAATGGGAATATCGCTTCACTAAAATCTTGTTTGAGCTGGGATTATGGTCCTCTGATATATTATGCCTTCAG GAGGTTGATAGATTTCAGGATTTAGAACAAAACTTAAAGCTTCGCGGATACACCGGTATCTGGAAG ATGAGAACTGGTGAGCCAGTTGATGGTTGTGCAATATTTTGGCGTTCATCAAG ATTTAAGCTTCTGCAAGAGGAAGCTATCGAGTTCAATAAGTTTGGACTGCGAGATAATGTTGCCCAGATATGTGTTCTAGAG TCGCTAAGTGAGAAAAGTTCAGCAGGATCACATCCACCTGCATC CTCTGAAGGCCGTAATAAAGTCGTAATATGTAATATTCATGTGCTCTTCAACCCTAAAAGGGGAGAGATTAAGCTCGGACAG GTTAGGATACTTCTAGAAAGAGCTTATGCTACATCAAAGCTTTGGGATGATGCTCCTGTTGTTCTATGTGGAGATTTTAACTCAACCCCAAAG AGTTCACTGTACAACTTCATATCCGAGCAAAAG TTAAATGTGTCTGAACTGCCTAGAGATAAGATATCAGGACAATATTCTGCTGAAATTTATCCCAAAAGACCGGTTTTCTCTAATTTCAG AAGTCAGTCAATTAATAATGCTACTCAATCTCCCACATCAGTTGATAACAAGGGAGGGTTATCTTCTAGTTTGCCTACGAATACAACACTTACGGAAGATGAAAAAACCACTAAGGAAGAAAGTGAGGGCAGTTCTGTAAACTGCACCTCAGAAATTACGGAAAATATCTCATCTGGTGTGATTACCGATGATAACAATCCAGATGGACTACTAAAAGCCATAGAAGATCTATCCATAGGTGAGGATTCCACGTCATTTTTGTCCGGGTTACATGGTCCCGATGGAAGTGTTGTGGAAGATGGAGCTGACGTGGCGGACAGTGAACCTTTTGTGGAGAATCAGAATCCTTGTTATGACCCGTCAGGTTGGACCCCTATGGAAATACAGGCCGCAACTGGGAGTTCAGAATGCAAGACCATGGAACACCATCTAAAATTAAGAAGCACATATACCGAAGTTGAG GATTATTCAGGAACTAGAGACTCGTACGGTGAGCCTCAAGTAACTAGCTACCATAGGGGTTTCCAGGGGACTCTTGACTACATCTG GCGATCTGAAGGTCTTCAAACTGTTAGGGTTCTTGCTCCTATACCAAAAAAAGCAATGGAATGGACTCCTGGATTTCCTACAAAG AAATGGGGAAGTGATCATGTTGCATTGGTTGCTGAATTGGCTTTCAATAAAGTTGCCGATGAAGAAAAATCAGAAATTCAGTAG
- the LOC110884516 gene encoding uncharacterized protein LOC110884516 isoform X1 yields MALKFFGCHANLLSTRKLVKVNNSIEKVRDLVTTTNLPSIATFPQNSLQKGNWVKLICGASFEDVADIRNLSLVYTLAGVDCIDCAADAAVVNAVNEGIDAATAIFPIRRPWVMISVNDDQDLHFRKAEFHPDDCPIDCSRPCEIICPANAISNQGVTTERCYGCGRCFPVCPYDKIKAISYVRDAAATSKLLERDNVDALEIHTNGRQTSSFKELWNGLGDSVSHLSLVAVSLPCVGDSTVSMMNKLYSILENNLCCLNLWQLDGRPMSGDIGRGATRESIAFAQRLAFTKEKPPGFLQLAGGTNAHTVDGLRKLNLFQMPPFENSTASNSNALIGGIAYGGYARKIVGRVLSGMQSEGGEIESDPDHLLMAVIQAMTLVGGVKSYNITCS; encoded by the exons ATGGCTCTCAAATTCTTCGGTTGCCATGCCAACCTTCTCAGCACTC GTAAACTAGTGAAGGTGAACAACTCCATTGAGAAAGTGAGGGATCTGGTTACAACAACTAACCTTCCTTCCATCGCAACTTTCCCCCAAAACTCTCTACAGAAAGGCAATTGGGTTAAGCTAATTTGCGGTGCTAGCTTCGAG GATGTGGCGGATATTAGGAATCTTTCTCTTGTTTACACTCTTGCCGGAG TTGATTGTATCGACTGTGCTGCTGATGCGGCCGTGGTGAATGCCGTCAATGAAGGAATCGATGCAGCAACAGCAATCTTCCCTATTAGAAGGCCTTGGGTTATGATTAGTGTCAATGATGATCAGGATCTTCACTTCCGAAAAGCCG AATTTCATCCAGATGATTGTCCAATCGACTGCTCAAGACCATGTGAAATTATATGTCCTGCTAATGCAATCTCCAACCAAG GAGTAACAACAGAGCGTTGCTATGGCTGTGGACGTTGTTTTCCAGTTTGTCCATATGATAAAATAA aagcaatatcatatgtaagagACGCTGCTGCAACATCTAAACTTCTTGAGAGAGATAATGTTGATGCTCTCGAGATTCATACAAATGGAAG GCAGACCAGTTCGTTTAAAGAGCTTTGGAATGGTTTGGGAGATTCTGTCAGTCATCTAAGCCTTGTGGCA GTTAGCTTACCCTGTGTTGGAGATTCAACTGTCTCCATGATGAACAAGCTGTACTCTATCCTAGAAAACAATCTTTGCTGCTTGAATTTATGGCAG TTAGATGGTCGACCAATGAGTGGAGATATTGGGCGAGGTGCCACTCGAGAATCCATTGCTTTTGCCCAGCGATTGGCTTTTACTAAAGAAAAACCTCCTG GCTTTCTTCAACTGGCGGGTGGTACGAATGCTCACACAGTGGACGGTTTAAGAAAACTGAACCTTTTCCAAATGCCGCCTTTTG AGAACTCAACCGCGTCTAATTCAAATGCTTTGATTGGAGGAATTGCTTATGGCGGCTATGCCCGCAAG ATTGTGGGAAGGGTTTTGAGTGGTATGCAGTCAGAGGGTGGTGAGATAGAGTCAGATCCAGATCATCTGCTCATGGCAGTTATCCAAGCCATGACCTTAGTAGGAGGGGTCAAGTCATACAATATCACTTGCTCATGA
- the LOC110884516 gene encoding uncharacterized protein LOC110884516 isoform X2, which produces MALKFFGCHANLLSTRKLVKVNNSIEKVRDLVTTTNLPSIATFPQNSLQKGNWVKLICGASFEDVADIRNLSLVYTLAGVDCIDCAADAAVVNAVNEGIDAATAIFPIRRPWVMISVNDDQDLHFRKAEFHPDDCPIDCSRPCEIICPANAISNQEAISYVRDAAATSKLLERDNVDALEIHTNGRQTSSFKELWNGLGDSVSHLSLVAVSLPCVGDSTVSMMNKLYSILENNLCCLNLWQLDGRPMSGDIGRGATRESIAFAQRLAFTKEKPPGFLQLAGGTNAHTVDGLRKLNLFQMPPFENSTASNSNALIGGIAYGGYARKIVGRVLSGMQSEGGEIESDPDHLLMAVIQAMTLVGGVKSYNITCS; this is translated from the exons ATGGCTCTCAAATTCTTCGGTTGCCATGCCAACCTTCTCAGCACTC GTAAACTAGTGAAGGTGAACAACTCCATTGAGAAAGTGAGGGATCTGGTTACAACAACTAACCTTCCTTCCATCGCAACTTTCCCCCAAAACTCTCTACAGAAAGGCAATTGGGTTAAGCTAATTTGCGGTGCTAGCTTCGAG GATGTGGCGGATATTAGGAATCTTTCTCTTGTTTACACTCTTGCCGGAG TTGATTGTATCGACTGTGCTGCTGATGCGGCCGTGGTGAATGCCGTCAATGAAGGAATCGATGCAGCAACAGCAATCTTCCCTATTAGAAGGCCTTGGGTTATGATTAGTGTCAATGATGATCAGGATCTTCACTTCCGAAAAGCCG AATTTCATCCAGATGATTGTCCAATCGACTGCTCAAGACCATGTGAAATTATATGTCCTGCTAATGCAATCTCCAACCAAG aagcaatatcatatgtaagagACGCTGCTGCAACATCTAAACTTCTTGAGAGAGATAATGTTGATGCTCTCGAGATTCATACAAATGGAAG GCAGACCAGTTCGTTTAAAGAGCTTTGGAATGGTTTGGGAGATTCTGTCAGTCATCTAAGCCTTGTGGCA GTTAGCTTACCCTGTGTTGGAGATTCAACTGTCTCCATGATGAACAAGCTGTACTCTATCCTAGAAAACAATCTTTGCTGCTTGAATTTATGGCAG TTAGATGGTCGACCAATGAGTGGAGATATTGGGCGAGGTGCCACTCGAGAATCCATTGCTTTTGCCCAGCGATTGGCTTTTACTAAAGAAAAACCTCCTG GCTTTCTTCAACTGGCGGGTGGTACGAATGCTCACACAGTGGACGGTTTAAGAAAACTGAACCTTTTCCAAATGCCGCCTTTTG AGAACTCAACCGCGTCTAATTCAAATGCTTTGATTGGAGGAATTGCTTATGGCGGCTATGCCCGCAAG ATTGTGGGAAGGGTTTTGAGTGGTATGCAGTCAGAGGGTGGTGAGATAGAGTCAGATCCAGATCATCTGCTCATGGCAGTTATCCAAGCCATGACCTTAGTAGGAGGGGTCAAGTCATACAATATCACTTGCTCATGA
- the LOC110884503 gene encoding carbon catabolite repressor protein 4 homolog 6 isoform X2, with amino-acid sequence MLNKPSSHFLHTAAAAMSIRPSSSYSYRGGRNQWRGRGYSNRPPYSPLPDNHNNDATTEFRPDYSPHPPPHFNSRPAPFNHYHPPYTNPYQQQPPFYYQNPHFQPPPPLYNQQQFRPPPQRRPSNDYRNWEQAKPGPPPTCERFTVLSYNILADYLAINHRTKLYFHIPRHILQWEYRFTKILFELGLWSSDILCLQEVDRFQDLEQNLKLRGYTGIWKMRTGEPVDGCAIFWRSSRFKLLQEEAIEFNKFGLRDNVAQICVLESLSEKSSAGSHPPASSEGRNKVVICNIHVLFNPKRGEIKLGQVRILLERAYATSKLWDDAPVVLCGDFNSTPKSSLYNFISEQKLNVSELPRDKISGQYSAEIYPKRPVFSNFSQSINNATQSPTSVDNKGGLSSSLPTNTTLTEDEKTTKEESEGSSVNCTSEITENISSGVITDDNNPDGLLKAIEDLSIGEDSTSFLSGLHGPDGSVVEDGADVADSEPFVENQNPCYDPSGWTPMEIQAATGSSECKTMEHHLKLRSTYTEVEDYSGTRDSYGEPQVTSYHRGFQGTLDYIWRSEGLQTVRVLAPIPKKAMEWTPGFPTKKWGSDHVALVAELAFNKVADEEKSEIQ; translated from the exons ATGTTGAATAAGCCTTCCTCGCACTTCCTCcacaccgccgccgccgccatgTCCATCCGTCCTTCCTCCTCCTACTCC TACAGAGGCGGCCGTAATCAATGGCGCGGCAGAGGATATTCAAATCGCCCCCCCTACTCTCCCCTTCCTGACAACCATAACAATGACGCCACTACTGAATTCCGTCCGGATTACAGCCCTCATCCTCCACCGCATTTCAATTCTCGACCCGCTCCTTTCAATCACTATCATCCACCATACACCAATCCGTACCAGCAGCAGCCACCTTTCTACTACCAGAACCCACATTTTCAACCCCCTCCTCCATTGTACAATCAACAACAGTTTCGTCCACCTCCACAAAGGCGCCCCTCAAATGACTATCGTAACTGGGAGCAGGCCAAACCAGGGCCTCCCCCTACTTGTG AGCGGTTTACGGTCCTCTCATACAACATACTAGCTGATTACCTCGCTATCAATCATCGAACCAAGCTTTACTTTCACATTCCTCGACATATTCTCCAATGGGAATATCGCTTCACTAAAATCTTGTTTGAGCTGGGATTATGGTCCTCTGATATATTATGCCTTCAG GAGGTTGATAGATTTCAGGATTTAGAACAAAACTTAAAGCTTCGCGGATACACCGGTATCTGGAAG ATGAGAACTGGTGAGCCAGTTGATGGTTGTGCAATATTTTGGCGTTCATCAAG ATTTAAGCTTCTGCAAGAGGAAGCTATCGAGTTCAATAAGTTTGGACTGCGAGATAATGTTGCCCAGATATGTGTTCTAGAG TCGCTAAGTGAGAAAAGTTCAGCAGGATCACATCCACCTGCATC CTCTGAAGGCCGTAATAAAGTCGTAATATGTAATATTCATGTGCTCTTCAACCCTAAAAGGGGAGAGATTAAGCTCGGACAG GTTAGGATACTTCTAGAAAGAGCTTATGCTACATCAAAGCTTTGGGATGATGCTCCTGTTGTTCTATGTGGAGATTTTAACTCAACCCCAAAG AGTTCACTGTACAACTTCATATCCGAGCAAAAG TTAAATGTGTCTGAACTGCCTAGAGATAAGATATCAGGACAATATTCTGCTGAAATTTATCCCAAAAGACCGGTTTTCTCTAATTTCAG TCAGTCAATTAATAATGCTACTCAATCTCCCACATCAGTTGATAACAAGGGAGGGTTATCTTCTAGTTTGCCTACGAATACAACACTTACGGAAGATGAAAAAACCACTAAGGAAGAAAGTGAGGGCAGTTCTGTAAACTGCACCTCAGAAATTACGGAAAATATCTCATCTGGTGTGATTACCGATGATAACAATCCAGATGGACTACTAAAAGCCATAGAAGATCTATCCATAGGTGAGGATTCCACGTCATTTTTGTCCGGGTTACATGGTCCCGATGGAAGTGTTGTGGAAGATGGAGCTGACGTGGCGGACAGTGAACCTTTTGTGGAGAATCAGAATCCTTGTTATGACCCGTCAGGTTGGACCCCTATGGAAATACAGGCCGCAACTGGGAGTTCAGAATGCAAGACCATGGAACACCATCTAAAATTAAGAAGCACATATACCGAAGTTGAG GATTATTCAGGAACTAGAGACTCGTACGGTGAGCCTCAAGTAACTAGCTACCATAGGGGTTTCCAGGGGACTCTTGACTACATCTG GCGATCTGAAGGTCTTCAAACTGTTAGGGTTCTTGCTCCTATACCAAAAAAAGCAATGGAATGGACTCCTGGATTTCCTACAAAG AAATGGGGAAGTGATCATGTTGCATTGGTTGCTGAATTGGCTTTCAATAAAGTTGCCGATGAAGAAAAATCAGAAATTCAGTAG